A stretch of the Clavibacter sp. B3I6 genome encodes the following:
- a CDS encoding glycosyl transferase, whose translation MTVPSRPPGRDLVVLQSSQAPRPTTNPYIVMLGRALAATPGVRPLHFSWRTALLGRYDVFHVHWPEILVDGRSPLKKAVRQALTVAFLARLAIRRTPIVRTVHNLERPQGISRRETLLLALMERRTTLRIRVNPLTEIPADQPHATILHGHYRDWFRDQPREEVVPGRLGYVGLVRRYKGVEDLVASFRGAGDAGADLSLRIGGNPSTAELADTIRALAAGDDRIRLDLRFLSDAELVEIVTGSELVVLPYRFMHNSGGTLAALSLDRPVLVPDNAVNRALAEEVGPGWIHLFAGDLTPDELLRATEAVRTGARSASPALSGRDWDRAGTAHASAYRRALRIVRGVERG comes from the coding sequence ATGACCGTCCCCTCCCGCCCGCCCGGCCGCGACCTCGTCGTGCTGCAGTCCTCGCAGGCGCCGCGTCCCACGACGAACCCGTACATCGTGATGCTCGGGCGCGCGCTCGCCGCGACGCCCGGCGTCCGCCCCCTGCACTTCAGCTGGCGCACCGCGCTCCTCGGCCGCTACGACGTGTTCCACGTGCACTGGCCCGAGATCCTCGTGGACGGCCGCAGCCCGCTGAAGAAGGCGGTGCGGCAGGCGCTGACCGTCGCGTTCCTCGCGCGGCTCGCGATCCGGCGCACCCCGATCGTCCGCACGGTGCACAACCTCGAGCGCCCCCAGGGCATCAGCCGGCGCGAGACGCTCCTGCTCGCGCTCATGGAGCGGAGGACGACGCTCCGGATCCGCGTGAACCCGCTCACGGAGATCCCCGCCGACCAGCCGCACGCCACGATCCTGCACGGCCACTACCGCGACTGGTTCCGCGACCAGCCGCGCGAGGAGGTCGTGCCCGGCCGGCTCGGCTACGTCGGGCTCGTGCGCCGGTACAAGGGCGTCGAGGACCTCGTCGCGTCCTTCCGCGGCGCGGGCGACGCGGGCGCGGACCTGTCGCTGCGCATCGGCGGCAACCCGTCGACCGCGGAGCTGGCCGACACGATCCGCGCGCTCGCCGCGGGTGACGACCGGATCCGCCTCGACCTGCGCTTCCTCTCCGACGCCGAGCTCGTGGAGATCGTCACGGGCTCCGAGCTCGTCGTGCTGCCGTACCGGTTCATGCACAACTCCGGCGGCACCCTGGCGGCGCTGTCGCTCGACCGGCCCGTGCTCGTGCCGGACAACGCGGTCAACCGCGCGCTCGCGGAGGAGGTCGGCCCGGGCTGGATCCACCTGTTCGCCGGCGACCTGACCCCCGACGAGCTCCTCCGCGCCACCGAGGCCGTGCGCACGGGCGCGCGCTCGGCGTCGCCCGCGCTCTCGGGACGCGACTGGGACCGCGCCGGCACCGCGCACGCGTCCGCGTACCGCCGCGCGCTCCGCATCGTCCGCGGGGTCGAGCGGGGCTGA